The following is a genomic window from Prunus persica cultivar Lovell chromosome G7, Prunus_persica_NCBIv2, whole genome shotgun sequence.
ATCTcagaatttcaatttcaacccaAGATTTCCCCTAGTTTGTTAAACTCTAATAGCACAAAATACTATAACTCGTTGAGTTAGAGGAAGAAGACTAAAGGTGTTTcctgaaaaaatgaaaataaaaactgcacTAAAGTGAAGATAACGGAATgtctataaattgtaaacttAGGAAAACCCAGTGACCAAtttggcaatttttttttctcagtgaccaaattgaattttcatgtACAACCCAGTGacaaaaaaagtatttaaccctttaattaatgttagttattctttaattttattttaaagatggACCATTTATAttgaactaaaaaataattgtagtatttatgactccctaaGCTAAGGAGTAGAGTAcgattgaatttcaaatttaatagagagctcctaaaatagtttttataagtttttaactatattttaatgaaaaattaaggAGCATGATTGTAGGGTACAATGCTCTGATAAGTAAGAGTTGTATTCTCGGGATTTCGGAGCATGACAAACAAGTAGTTAAGTCATGCTCCATATAGCTAGGTTTAGATGTGAATAAATTGTTGGTTATTTGAGGACAGCCACTTCGAATGGAAAATTAGTAAGAATAAAGAGCCTCATGCATAACCTTGGTTTAATTGCACACTTATTTGGTTGTTTGGTCACCCAATAAATGTACATCAGATATTTAAAATCTTAAACAAACTGATTGTTGTATCAAGGCACTTCTTACAATTAGCACTAGAGAGGTCCTTAGTGCACTTAACTGCACCATAAACTAAATCTGTGATTTATATACCAAATTGTTGTTTTCCATGAGCATACAATAATCGACTTGCAGATGCTATAGAACATAATTCAGTTAATTAGCAACACATGAACTTTCTTATTAAACACCAAAGGATTCTGAACCAATTTGGAATTCGTCAAATAAGCCTTGTTATATGTGTCAATTTcaccaaagaaatatgtattTGAGTATTTTACAAGGCAACTTGCATACCAATTATAGCTCCTTGACTGCGAGGACATCGCCTAAGAAGCTATTCGCTTGCTGCCTGGATACAATTTCTACAAGCATCTATGCCAATTTTATGCCTCGCACGCCAAATTGAATTCCAACATTGGGCTAGCCCATATATAAATTGATTCTCACACATAGCTCTACCTTGAATGAAGCGAGTATGATATGATTCCCATCGAGGCAATTCAGATAGCTACATTAGTAATTGATTCAAGTGCACCTTATAAACCTCATTATTTGAAAATTCTTGTtggctaaaacaattataacccacaaaaaaatGCTCTAGCGGATGCATGAAGAAAAATAGAGGAAGAtattgttggcgtgacttgtggaccgttgactttctttttttacacACCAAGGATTcccattataattatatttgatttactttaattcctaatttcctgctataaataaaaataagaatttattatttacttggccattctattataaatatgatctCCTACAACGAGTGAAGGATatagaaaattcccacaaacaaatattctcatattaggtttcatattttagcatggtatcaacgatcttggaattgctgactctagtttcaaacccccgTTGCCGCTATGGGGGTTGacgattttttcaaccctcatggaggtagcaccactgactcattttctccttttcaacCAACCATAgccgagttgagtgcccaggtGGCTCAGCTCCTACACATGCAGACTTCGACCTCGAACCCGATTCTGAATTAGGATCCTGCTTTGATGACCCCAAACCCAATCCTGAATCAAGATCCTATTTTGATGACTCCAACCTCGACCCTGACTCCTAATCTGTCTCTGATTCAGATCCAGATCCCGACTTTGACTCCGACTTCGACTTTGACCCAGACTCGGGATCAGATCCCGATCCTAATTCCTACTAAACTtatatcctatgcatcttctgCTGCACATATTATGACTTCTCGGCTAACAACCCCAACACATGGACAagattgcgcatattgtggtaATTCGAGACACACTCGTGAGACTTATTTTAAATAGCATGACTACCCCGAATGGTGGGCTAGTCTCAGAGATAGAACACAACGCTATAcgaccagtaatggtactggttatggattccatactttGGATAAGAGTGATTCCATGAGCCGGATAATTGATTCCgatgcaactgatcatatgacgtttgatcttgatgattttttgaatACTACCCAACCCTGACGAACTTGTATTGCTAACGCCAATAGAGTTACTTATCATGTGTCAGGGCTGGCAttgttgcactctcatcctctctctcattgtttaatactttacttgttctgTCTTTATCCCATAAATTGATGTCTGTTAATCAgtttactgaacaattgaattgttgtgtactcatttacccgagtttttgtttatttcagaATATTCACACTGAAGAGATTATTGGTCATGACACTAAGAGAGGGGAGCTATATTAAATAGATGGCTTCAGTTCCGGCATGGCTAATAGCGTGACACATCCATCTGATAGCAAACAAtagcaaatctggttgtggcaccATCGATTGGGACCTtcgtcttttagttatatgaagcatcttataccagatttattctcaggttttAAGGACTCCGACTTGATTCCGTTTAtgttaattcactctgatgtctgaGGACCTTCATCTATCACTACTCCTTCTGGCATTCAGTGGTTTATCACATTCTAAGATGATTGTACACAGATGACATGACTTTGtttactgaaaaaaaaaatgaagtgttTTCCCGTTTTCAGTTCTTCctcaaacagatgaaaactcagttcaatgctcaaatacaaatttttagctcagacaatggtggagaatttgtcaatcatgattTTCAGGCATACTTCCAACAACGTGGAATTATCCttgagacgacttgtcctcaaacaccacaacaaaatggtgtcgCTAAACGAAAATCGATATCTTCTTAAAACTGCCTGAGCACTTTTGATTGACGCTtatgttcctcgccatcactaggatgatgctattgtcatcGTAGTTCACCTAATCAACCGCATACCTTCTAgtgtattgacctttaaaaTTCCCTTACAAGTGCTTGCGCAACACGGGTCCTTGCCTTCtattttggtactcacacctAGAATCTTTGCCACACGTGTGGCTAATTGAAATTATCAAAGTGGACACATGATAAAAACCTAAGAACCAAATagcacaacaaaagaaaagtcatTGCAGTCACATCATCGTTTTGTTTGAATTATCATGTTGCGGCAATCATATGGATATAAAGGCACTCTGAAATCAACTTGGAGGTATATGGGAATGAGAAGAAATtacacttgtttttttgtttttttatttttttaaagaaattacaTATTGAAACTCGATAGAAATTCACCATTGGTATATAAACATTTAACAGATTtactaactattttttaacAAAGAAGGTTAAAATGTATAataattttgggttttatgtAGTTAAAAGAAATCCTTTTTATCtctctttaaaataaaaaaacaacaaaaaacaacaaaaaaacgtGACAGTAGGGAGGggtccttttttctctttggtcaaagaaaaagagtttCAATTTGATGTTCTTCTTTgaaatcatttcaatttcaatctaGGGTTTTCTTGAGAACACAAAACGCCCCGAGCCTCTTGCCGCATTGTAGCattgtttctttatttgttgCAGTTGATTATGTGTTTCAATGGTCATTAGCGAATTTGCAGGGAGATCTGAAAGTGAAATTGGGAAATGGCTTCGAAAGCAATGTTGAGAAGGAAGAGAATCGTCAAGGACTACGTGACGACGTCGTCTCGCACAATCCCTGGGTTCCAGTGGCTTGAGCACTCCCATGGTTCTCAGAAATCGGAGTCCACGAGTTTCAGTAGCATCATCGTGCATATGCATAGGGGTAACaatgatgatgacgatgatAAAGTTTCAGCAGCTAAAGACGAATTTAGGCGATTAGGATGGGTGGTGCGCGGTGGGATATTGAGCCATGCACTTGAACTTGTTCCCAGTGGAGTGTGCACTAAGGTTAAATATTAAGTTAGttgatttttttgtctttttacataataatcaatttaatatcttaatgatttaagtagagtgctgctaaacgaaccttaaaattaactgagtacaccttatgatctaagtacaccctaatattttaattaaaatgtaaaattaactaagtacaccctataaaACTACCAAAAAAACCCATGATACACCTAATACTTGCagcattattttatagttgattttcagcttgatttttttaatagtgtttataaatctttgatttttcatatGGATTTATGCTTCTACTAAAACTGTTGACACTTTTTTTTGCAATTCTAATTTCTTGCAATCACCACATCTTTCGTTAAAAACACAATAGGACAAGCAATCTCTTGATTAAGGTTGAATATGgttagtagggtgtacttattaaaattatatttgtttcacaattccatatatctttttggttattttatattagggtaaatcagtaattcaatatatacttttatagtagggtgtactcagttaattttaagattcgtttagcagcactctttaaATATTGGGGTGCACAAAGAGAAATACgagatttaaatagaaaaattcttttaagtattaaagttaacaaaaacaaagaaagtgtgggggtttaaataaaaaaactcaaaagaaatCCTCGTTATGAACTATTTTTCGTTTCATTTGACTTTACAGTCTCTGATTTTTGGTGATTTATTTTCCCCCGAAAGGGGGCTGAGTTTGATTCTCTCAAATGGGGTTTTAACTTGCAAAACAATTTTGAGTCTCGAGGAAAGGAGCCAGTGCAAGGAGCCAAACAATGGCAATGCCATGGGCCATGACCTTTTGGATGGCaaaaatggtgtggttggctGTGACCGGGTGGGTTTCGTCTTGCCTGACTGTTGCTGATGAGGTTGCTGGTTCCATCAGAACTGGAGATATTGGCGCTTTTCATGTTGGCTGATTCTACTGCCAAATTCACCAGTTCAAAGCTCTGGTTTGTTCTAGAGTCTACTCTTTATTTGTCTCATATCTATTCGTCTCTgtaaatttctttgtttgttataGCTTTGGTAGATTTCTAATCAACCCATCTGAGATAGCAgtgtatttgtgtgtgtgaagGTTTGTCTGGTTGTTTCCCGTGATGGGTTTGTTGGATTATGTTTAATCGCTGGTTAATGATTAAATAAGAAtgcaacataaacaaaaatacaaaggaTTTTCTGAACGGATATTACAGACCTATAAACCAAACTTAGCCAATTGATATTTCCTATAATCCATATATTGAATTGTAATAGGGGTTACATCACTAATTGTCTCTACTAGAGAAACCACTCTAAGCAAGAACTCATGCTTATCCCCGTTTGAGCCAATCCACCATATGATCCGGTTCGGGCTTGATGGGGAGAAGATGTATGGTTTCAGGGTTTTAAAAAGGTGTAAGAGGAATGGTGTATCTTGGATAATAACTATTAATCCAAGCAACAAATGATCAAAAGTCATGGATGTCTGGAATGCTGGGAACTGTAAACAAGAATAGTACCTAGGCAAGTTGGAGTTGATTGGATTGTTTGTTGATGGAAGGATGGAATTTGGGTTCTATTAACTGAACATGGTTGCTGAACATCCTATTTTGTGTGGATTGAATTGGGTACCAAGGTAGAATTTTGGTTAGAGAAGAAAGATATGATACCTAGATTTTTAAACATCACACCTCTTGTTAGAATTGCATTATTAGAAATCTTAGTAACTTGTGAGATTACTGGTTCTCCATTGATTATGATTCATAATAAAACTTACGTCAACTTGTGTAGGCTCTAGTACTCCTAATTCTAATTGGAGGTTATAAGCTATTTCATAGCAAGCATGTTGTTGGCGAATTTATTAAGGCCTGTGAGCAACAGCCAATGTCATGTGATTCAGGAAATAACAAGGTACACTTGGTTGTTAAGATTAAGTTTACTCAAAGGTAAGACTGAACTATAAAAAATGGCATACAAGGTGCAGTAGTGAGGCCCAGCTTCGAAATCAAGCTCAATTCCGGAAATATGTTCatattgctttgtttttgttttggtgtgtgtgtgtgtgagtttccTGTAGTCTTTTAGGTTACTAAGGGAGTTGTATGTGTCTGAGAAAGTTCATTAATATTGACCGACAATATTGTTTTACTATTGGAGATATGTAGAATTGTAAAAGTTCTGTTGACATTTCCTGCAAACATGATCTCTTCAGAAAGCAGTCaaagttttgaaagaaatccAAAGTACCTGGGTATCATTCAATTCGAGATTGTCACTGGCCATGATTTCTTCTATTTAGTGTGTCACAATAAACAAAACAGTTTGTTATTCACCCAGGGTAATGATAAGTCACAATTAGGTAACCATCAATTATGTGTACATTTGCAAACTCATTTGAATCCCATCTACCTTTTGGCaatttgcctttttctttggaACTTTACTATTTTGCTACCACTTCAAAGGATGACTGCAATGATTGTGGCAAACTCATTGCTATTATTGAAGTTAaatactttttcaaaaaattaattgcaAGAGGATCCTCGGAACTAAGTACAAGTGAGGCTCTGCTGAAGATTTTGGACATGGTTGATAAGGGCTTAGTATTTAGGACAGTCCTCTTAAGTCCATTCTTGTGCTGGGCATGCCTTTTATTTTGGGATGAATTGGTTCTCTTCTGCTAATTATCTGTCTTTAAGATGTTCCTGCTctgaatattttgatgtcaTCATTAAGTCAATTTACTGTAACAAAGATTGGGCGTGtttttgattgtttgtttTCATCTTTCATGAAATCAGAATCCAAGGTGCTCAGGATCTAAAGTGAGAATTGTTTTTTGAATGAGATGGGGCATTCATAATtggttgtttttggtttttctgtttCTCCGGCAAGTTAAGTTAAAAATGTAATTGTTGCAGTGTTTTCCGTTATCGAGCATACTgtagatttttaaaattttcttcttgcaaCTTCAAATCAATATCTGCACTTTTAACCCCTTGAATCTGAGCCATGTGCTTTTGCTTCTAGACTTCTGTCTGCCCAAGCACCAAGCCCCATACAATTTTACCATAATACCAAGTCCtctaaaattgataaaatacaaaatatgcCCTTGTCTTGTCGCTACCATGCTCCCCCGCAGGATTTCCCCTATCTCCATTGTTTGTTGCAGTAACTAATTCATATATTTAGTTACTTCATTaacaaatttcaattattttcctttGCTTTCCTAAAAAGTATACAGTCAAATTCTCCATGTTGTAACTGGGTCATTTTATCTGTCAATTCTGTGCAACAtcaactctttttttcctGTACATCTGCAGCTGATTGGAGGTCATGGATAAGATGAAGGGATGGTGGATGCATGACCTGGAGATCCAAAGCagcatttaattttattttgtgaatgCTGTGAGTAGATCTTTCAATGGATTTGTGATATGTTGTTTCATAGTAAATACAAAATCATAGTTGGGATTTTCTTTGTACTGGAAAGCtatatttttcacattttcAGTTTCATATTAAATACAAAATCATAGTTGGGATTTTCCTTGTGCTGgaaagttgtatttttctcatttttggtTGGAACATTGCTTAAAAAGTTTGGTTGTCTGACTTTAAAACCAAGTTTTCCTGGTGGGCAGCTTTGTATAGCAAATTTCCTGAGTTCAAACAATGGTGCTATGCAAATTTGGTTGCTATTCAACAATTTCTGGGAGGTATTTTTGCCAAAAAATCGTACTATTTGGATGCTTGGAagtcaaaaaatgaaatactGGGAAACTATGGGGCCtacttgatttattttatttttaaatttaggtTGATAGTGAATATAAAGTGAAATTTTCTGCACTTTACAGTTTATACTTGCACTCGAAGTGGTCCTTCCTTGTCTTCCTCATGTGGCTTGACCTATCTAATCTAAGTTTGGTACAGGTTTAGAAACTAGGAGATCTTAATCTTCGTTTACAATTCGTTTGATACGATCTGATTTGATTATCACCCCTTATGTGATGATGAGGCCCCCACCCAAGGTACTGGTTGCTAGTTACAAACTTACAACTTAGAGCGAGTTCAGACTCTGCCTGTTTTGGACCAAAAAACTTTGTGTGGGGTTGCTCATGCCGCGTAGCAGTGCTGAGTTATAGTAAGTATTTCGGTGTGGATGCgttcatttattttcattttccccaTACCCCATCAGTAACTTATGATACCATCAGTAATTCTTTGATGTTCTGTGTAGGACTAGTAGATATATTCTAGTTTCTTGAACGGAGGATGTATGTAGAGAAGGGCAGATctgcatttctttttgttcatatGTATGTCACACGCTCAATAAAATGAGAAGAGTCTCATGAAActcaaatttataattaaggaTTTTAAAGGTTGCATGTGTAActtaaataaacataatagAAAATGGTGGCAAGGACATCTTAGGTTAGTTTGGTAGGGGTGTTCATGCAAAACAAACCTTCCTTGTTACACAATTTGTGAAATGGCTTTGCTTCTGATTTCTCTCAGGCTGTATAGTCTCCATGCCTTGGAattagataaggcagaacataCCAATAAAGTTAGGAAGACAATGACCTTGGCAGCCCAACCCACATGGGAACAATGGAGTTGGGGTCTTGCCTGTGTGGAATTAGTCCTGGATTTGTGAATGGTGGTCCTGCACATTTATCATATGTCCATTTCAATCTGCTTCTAAATTGATGGAAACTGTCATTTACTTGATTCATTATTAAATTCCTCAGCCCTCTTCCAGGTAGAACAGATAGCAGATATTTCCAAAGTTAAACAAACCCATGCTCAATTTGTAGCATTTGAATCTTCGCCTTTTGATTGCTTGGTAGATTTTCACCCTTTGGCTGCCATTGAGCGTTGCTCAAATTATTGCCAGAGGCAGGCATATTGGCTTTTTCATGAACTCAACAAATATGGCATTCatataaattcacaaattATTGAAGGGTTCACCAACCCATGTACAATTTGCATAATTGATGTTGCTACAAGTTAGCCCTAGAGCTTCATGGGCATGAGGTACAAAATACATTTTCTTCCAGGATCATGGGAACTTGAAGAAAATGTATTTTGTGGGCATACATAGAATATAATTACAGATATAAATTAActacatagaaattaatttgaCAAACAAATGCTAAAAACCAGAACAATTATCAATTACAACAAAtggatatatcatatatgatGGGTTTGAGTGTAGGTATTAAGAAACAGAGTGATAAGAATGTCCTACACAGTCTACACCTTTcaacagaaaattaaaaatggcaTCCAATTGACACTGCTTCTCTCCTTTCATGAAAGGCGGCAATCTTAATTTCTGCAAATCACAGTTTGACACATGTAAAAATTATTCACcgaaaacacacaaaaaaaatctctACACGCATATTAAACTGTGATTGATAGAAAAGTAGAAGTTCCTACTttcaaaaaaggaagaaaatattttccatctttaattatttcaaGCCAAAGAAACAAGCTTGCCCATGGCCATGACCCCATGACCATGATCCGTTTGTCAATTCTTCTCAATCTTGTATCtacaattatttatatttttcaattggTTTAAATAATTGGTGGGGTGGTTCAGGCCATTCAATTTGGGTGATGTTAAATAATTGTGCTCCTAAGTTGGTCGATCGACCTACAACAAGATACACACTTAAATAACATATAATTTAACAAACTAAATCTACCTACATCCAATAACCaaactaaaatataaatgTGGAAGTGAATGTGCTTTCAATTCAAGTTTTCTGCTAGCATTGAAAGCATTTGATTTGAGAATAAACTACGAATTCATCAACTAACTAGGAAgtgtctttttcattttatttctcGTTTTACTTTTTGGAAGTATAACTGAAAATATAGTTTTCATGTGGTATGGGATCGTTGGGCTTGCAGCTCTGGTGGACTATTAGCAAAATAAGGGGGAAATGGtttaaaagttaaataatAGAATTACTGTAGAAGGATCAATAGTAATTTGATCTAGTGACATCTACACATTGTTACAAGGCCCTATGATCACTTATTGTGTGTGCTGACTTTGGCCACATTAATGAGTCGAGAGCGGTACATGAATTTactagtttttctcttttgtataTGAAACTTAGGCCGTGTTTGGTGCCTAATATTGAATCAGATTGAATAACTTACGGATGTATGTGTGAAATAAGAAATGAATGTAAAATTAAaggattttgttattttgtggggattaaaaagattaagttataaagttttttttttttttttttctaaacgAAGAGAGTTTTATTAAAGACGAATAGAAAGGTTTACATCACTggccaaaatataaaaagtccACTCAGGCCACACTTGGTTCCAGACGTAGTTACCTCCTACTCTAGACACAAAGGCTACAACCTCATGTGCTGCCTTATTACACTAATGGGGGAGTAGCTATAAAAACGACATATGGAGCTTACCAGCAAGCATCttaatgtaaaataaaatagcttCCACAGTAACATCTACGTGACGCTCACCTCTGAGCATTTGTATCATTTGCACCGAGTCAGATTCAACTTCCACACACAATAGTCGAACACTTGAGGCAAGCAAGCAAAACTTATCTTATAGCCACAACCTCCATCATTAAGGCCAAGCTGCCACATAATCCCCTACACCCCTTGCCTGCACTAGCCAGCCCTAAGTATCTCTATTGACCCAACCATAAATTATAAGGTATTAATATCCTACCATTTTCGTTCGTCTTTGAATAAACTCATATTCTAGCTAATGATGTTGTTCCCATTTATCACTTAAGGAAATGATTTTCCTATTTAAAACAATATCGCTTGaatataataagaaaaaagaataaaaagacaaacaaaattaggtaaaagctttttttttatgaattttcttaaaCGAATAACCTCAATAATAAGATAAAAtatgaggaaaaagaaaataatgaattcAAAtgatacagtcctgatctcttggactacaggggtccaagagatttatggtcactcaccgttggatgtaaattcaacggttcactcactcttgcactcctttttaaaaacttttttgaaccattggattaatatctaacggtgggtgaccacaatctcttgaactcctgtggtccaagagatttatggtcactcaccgttggatgtaaattcaacggttcactcactcttgcactcctttttaaaaacttttttgaaccattggattaatatccaacggtgggtgaccacaatctcttgaactcctgtggtccaagagatcgggactgtcaacaggagtccaagagatttatggtcactcaccgttggatgtaaattcaacggttcactcactcttgcactcctttttaaaaacttttttgaaccattggattaatatccaacggtgggtgaccacaatctcttgaactcctgtggtccaagagatttatgatcactcaccgttggatgtaaattcaacggttcactcaccgTTTATAATAGAAAACAGCAAATCCACCCTCTctagaaaaatggaaatggtAATTTTGCACAAATTTTGGGATTGACACGTTTACCTTACCCTTTTCAAAGCAGAAACTGGTTGACAAATAAAATCCAATCAGGAGAGAGATTTTTACTGCCAAATGAACCTTGAAACTCTACAAATTTAATGATGTCGTGAAACACACACCTCAAACGATTCCAAATTTAGTAGAACTAGGACTGCCcttaaaaagaataattacCAAATAATTATCAATCAATAATTATTCAAAAAGAGACTCCTAAGCTTAACCGCGTTTTCTGCTCATTTACAGCTCTCCTCACCGTCTCATtcatttcttcatcttccccTTTCCCACCCAAACCCTCCTTCTTGAAAGCTCTTCCTCACCcaacattctctctctcttccttttcatCTACACAATCCTCCAAAAGCTTCCAAACCCACCTCCAcaatcctcctctctctctctagaagcAATCATATTCCCTCAGAGAAGCCTCCCAAATAAACAAGACACAAGCCAACCCAAAAAGTCTCTTTCTGTGtgtgtggagagagagagagagagagagagagagagagagagcattattccaaaacccaaatcacttcatttcacaattttcaatCCTTTTTTGATTTCATTCATGGGCTGCTCTTCTTCAAGACCTCTCACCCTTCTCACCAAAAACCCAGAACAACAACCTTCACAACCCTCCTCTTCCACTGCTCTTACTTCTTCAACCCCAAACTCTTCATCTGCCTCAAACTCTTCCAATTCCTCACCACCATTACCACCACCAGCCTCATTTCCCAGAGCTCTCTCCATCTCAGCCCCTCTTGTTCATCACCCA
Proteins encoded in this region:
- the LOC18769957 gene encoding uncharacterized protein LOC18769957, coding for MAMPWAMTFWMAKMVWLAVTGWVSSCLTVADEVAGSIRTGDIGAFHVG